The proteins below come from a single Triticum aestivum cultivar Chinese Spring chromosome 5D, IWGSC CS RefSeq v2.1, whole genome shotgun sequence genomic window:
- the LOC123119298 gene encoding tRNA 2'-phosphotransferase 1: MNTSSSSGQGSNAAALASPHQPRGGRGAAGRAGGRGDGSNRVDALGRLLTTVLRHMAPELGLGMRSDGYVRARDLLGLNLQTFAKAPLKSHSVDEIREAVRRDNKQRFSLLEEDGELLIRANQGHTVTTVASESLLKPILSADEVSVCVHGTYRKNLDSILQHGLKRMERLHIHFSSGLPSDEGVISGMRRSANILIYLDVRKALQDGMKLYISDNKVVLTEGFDGVVPVKYLEKMETWTGRPLIPFQR, from the exons ATGAACACCTCCTCTAGCTCCGGCCAGGGCTCCAACGCAGCCGCCCTCGCCTCCCCACACCAGCCGCGAGGTGGCCGTGGCGCCGCCGGGCGAGCCGGCGGCCGTGGCGATGGGAGCAACCGCGTCGATGCCCTCGGCCGCCTCCT GACGACGGTCTTGCGGCACATGGCGCCGGAGCTGGGGCTGGGCATGAGGAGCGACGGCTACGTGCGTGCCCGCGACCTGCTCGGCCTCAACCTGCAGACCTTCGCCAAGGCTCCCCTCAAGTCCCACTCGGTGGATGAAATCAGGGAG GCGGTCAGGCGAGACAACAAGCAGAGGTTCAGTCTGTTGGAGGAGGATGGCGAGCTCCTGATTCGGGCTAACCAGGGGCACACTGTGACA ACTGTTGCATCAGAGAGCTTGCTGAAACCAATTTTATCAGCCGACGAAGTCTCAG TTTGTGTCCATGGGACCTACAGGAAGAATCTTGATTCAATATTGCAACATGGACTAAAACGTATGGAAAGGCTACATATACATTTCTCAAGCGGTTTGCCATCAGACGAAGGAGTCATAAGCG GTATGCGGCGTAGCGCAAACATATTGATATACCTGGACGTCCGCAAGGCGCTGCAAG ATGGGATGAAGCTATACATCTCCGACAACAAGGTGGTACTGACGGAGGGTTTCGACGGCGTCGTCCCCGTCAAGTACTTGGAGAAGATGGAGACGTGGACAGGACGCCCTCTGATACCGTTCCAAAGATAA
- the LOC123119299 gene encoding 40S ribosomal protein S20, with translation MATELAYAPPMKSGKAGFEGPQEAQHRIRITLSSKSVKNLEKVCSDLVRGAKDKLLRVKGPVRMPTKVLNITTRKSPCGEGTNTWDRFEMRVHKRVIDLVSSPDVVKQITSITIEPGVEVEVTISDQ, from the exons atggCGACCGAGCTGGCGTACGCGCCGCCGATGAAGTCCGGCAAGGCCGGCTTCGAGGGCCCGCAGGAGGCGCAGCACCGCATCCGCATCACCCTCTCCTCCAAGAGCGTCAAGAACCTCGAGAAGG TGTGCTCCGATCTGGTGAGGGGCGCCAAGGACAAGCTGCTCCGGGTCAAGGGCCCCGTCAGGATGCCCACCAAGGTGCTCAACATCACCACCAGGAAGTCGCCGTGCGGAGAAG GTACCAACACCTGGGATCGGTTTGAGATGCGGGTGCACAAGCGGGTGATCGACCTCGTCAGCTCCCCGGACGTTGTCAAGCAGATCACCTCGATCACCATCGAGCCTGGTGTTGAGGTTGAGGTGACCATCAGCGACCAGTAG